The genomic region TTACTATGAAGTTATTATTTAGCTTTACTGACAAGTTATTGTCATAAAAAAGTTGCATTGTTGTTTAAATTTTAGAACTGGGCACATAAGCTAGTGAATAAGAATTTTTATCCAACCATCTCTCCACCCTGAATGAATACTTCCTAAACTTTCAGGAGTATACAATGGACGTTTTTTTCCGCCAGACTTGGACTGATGAGAGGTTGAAGTTTGTGGGACCAACAGAGATTCTGAGTCTAAATAACTTGATGGTCAGTAAAATCTGGACCCCTGACAcatttttcagaaatggaaaaaagtcaaTTGCTCACAATATGACTACCCCTAACAAACTCTTCAGGATAATGCAGAATGGAACAATTCTGTACACCATGAGGTGAGATTTTTCCAGTTCTATTCCTCTGCCCAAATGGTTCTTCCACCATATTAATTCTACACCATGTGTTTCAACATCCTTAGGCTTACCATCAATGCTGACTGTCCCATGAGGCTGGTTAACTTTCCTATGGATGGACATGCTTGTCCACTCAAGTTTGGGAGTTGTAAGTTACAAGAAGTTTCTGTGAGAATAATATGTTCAAAATACATAATTATTTGATTGCAATCAgtgtccaaaaaagaaaaatattatgatGTCATGTTCAGTGTGATTCCAGAAATAAACTATTTATCTTAGAAATAAGGGTTTTAGTCATCAAGATTAAAGATTATAGAAAAACATAACCAATtctgggcattgtggtacacacctgtaatcccaggtagaggcagagatcagaaggattgcccacctcagccaaaaaacacattaccCTGATCTGATAgataactaaaacaataaaagccTGGGGAGTGGCTGcagtagtagagctcttgcctactaaatgtgaggacctgagttcaccCAATACCAcccacataataataataatagaaatgaaaatttattttgcatttttttctatgaaCATTACTTGCTTTTAATGAAAAACAGTCAtgtttaatttgtttaatttgtcatgtttaatttgtttcaaaaattcAGATGCTTATCCCAAAAGTGaaatcatatatacatggaaaaaagGACCACTTTACTCAGTAGAAGTTCCAGAAGAATCGTCCAGCCTCCTCCAGTATGATCTGGTTGGACAAACAGTGTCTAGTGAGACAATTAAATCTAACACAGGTAAGACCTTGACCAGTTCCTATAAGGTGACTCCagtgaacattttcaaaatacttcTTTTTCCTCTGCAATAACCATTCTCAGCTAAACTTATGTTTTGAAGTGATGAGTAGTTGTCTTCAAAATTGATTTTGCAACCAAGTACATACGAGAGTTTGTGTAATCTTGGAATgagttgttttttaaatctatgaCACAAAGAACCCCAGTGAAAACAATGAACCAATATGCCCCTTTGCTGCTGCTCAAGGAGTCTTCTGGTACATTGAAAAGTGCCTTTGATTGTTTTCTGCTAGTCCATGCTAATCTAAAATCTTGCAAGATGTATAGTTACCTGCATTCTTTTTGCAGACTGTCAACAGCAAAAATACTAATGTACATTTCTTCTAACAGGTGAATATGTAATAATGACCGTTCATTTCCACTTGCAACGGAAGATGGGCTACTTCATGATACAGATATATACTCCATGTATTATGACAGTCATTCTTTCCCAGGTGTCTTTCTGGATTAATAAGGAGTCAGTCCCAGCAAGAACTGTCTTTGGTATGTCTCACACTTTCTACTACATTTTCGTTCATTCTCCATGTcttattgtttgcatattttggatGGAATATTCACACTAGTGCATCTCATCTTTCCCATCCACAAAGGAAATAGACTCCTATCTCATTCAGATATGTATGTCATGTAAATCCACCCTCATCTTGCAAGTGTGTGGTGAATCAACAAAATTTTGTCTCAGCAAGAATTCTGGCTGATTTCCTATGACTTTCATCTGCTCTTTTTAGCAGGGCAAAGCAGAAAGATAaatccagaaaaacaaaagactaaTAATATATTGAACCCACTCATATGAATTGTATCTCATATTTATTAGGATGAACCATCTAAAATTATCATTTTGTATGCATAAAATTAGTTAAATGTCACCAGTTTCTTATAGTTAAACTGAAATATTTAGTTCCACTTATGTGGTATAAAACACTACTCATTTTGAAGGGGCAAAagtgaaataatatgaaaaagagctgaaaatgaaaatattatcagACACAAAAATCCGTGTTTTAtgaattttcattattataaatttaGTGAGCAAGAGGAAAGGCCAGAGTTGAACTGAAATCTCAAAAGAATGCTGAAGTTTAAATGTACTGTATTAAAATAGATATctttttgcaaatgacaaaaggaTATCTTCATAATGATGGCAGTTGTCAGTAGCTCGTATCTTCTATTTGTATAAATTTCCCATGTCAGGTCAAGCAGTGAAAATGCTGGCAGATGAGTGATGAAATATTTCCTCATgaggaaatatttttccttaaaaccaATGGAGTAAACTCATTTTATGTTACTTTTCCTTCCAGATAGACTTTTCAACTAATCAGAGATTAATCAGAAATTCAAGATGTTTTTACTCAAGTGATAGTAATTTGTTATTTTCCCAAGCAGTAAACAACAAGAATTATTCATGATTTAAATTTTACCATAGTTCAGCTCACTCACTATAGCTAATTATTTTTGAGCAGTTGTTTTGTATTAGTCACCATACTGCCTCTGAATGATTCAAAAATGGTAACACTTATAATAATTATGATGAACAAttataacacaataaaaaaccaaaaattgttttGTGGTTGTAAAGAGTTTAATCCTTCTTATCAATATGCTCAGATTTGATTCTGTTATTAGACTGACTGCTAACACtgcatttctcattcttttttgttttagggaTCACCACTGTTTTGACAATGACCACATTAAGTATCAGTGCCCGGCATTCCTTGCCCAAAGTGTCGTATGCAACAGCCATGGATTGGTTCATAGCTGTGtgctttgcttttgtcttttctgcTCTCATTGAGTTTGCAGCTGTCAACTACTTCACCAATCTTCAGTCACAGAAAGCCAAAAGGAAGGCTCAGGCAGCAGCCCTGTCCCCCGTGACAAAATCAAAAGCCACCGAACCCTTGGAAGCTGAGATTGTtgtggtaattgttttcttttctaatggTGCTCACCAGATAGAAAAACTTGGTCCAAATAGTGATTGCGAACATGTATATAGTCCCAAATAATATTAGTTGAACACAAGTAACGTAACTAGTTCCAAGGGCAAGGCCAGTCTCTCTTTCCAAGTTCACAGAATAATGCCAAGGAACAATCCCTTATTTATCTTTGCTCTAAACTTTTGGTATTTCATCATCCTCACTTTTACTGGCGGATCACAGGCCCTCAGAGGAAACCAGAAAATTCAACTTAGCTTTTAGATGTTTCCTTTGAACAGGTTCACTTATACCAACTAGagagaataaagtaaaatgaaagtcCTAACGAGGTTTCAGAGTCTGGAAGAAAGAAACAGGGACTCTTCTGGTATGgataatttttattagaaatctTGCTGCTCTAGTTCATGAGGGAAAGACATAAATAGTGCATAATAGATCCTCTGAAAGCTGAGTCACAATCCAAATATATGATTCCCATTAAAACACTATATTTACATTACACATTAAAAGCAAGCACACTAATGAATTTGTATTCAAAGGTTTTTAATAAGTGAGAAATGCTCTTAACCTCACATTAAATTTACTGTGGACAAGCCTTAGTCCCCAAAGGTTTTTGAATAGGAAACAAGTTGTAGCATTAATATGTAAGAAGCCATAAATCTACaaccaaatttcatttttatatatgagtAAATTCTCACAATAATTAAGTTGAACACACTTTATAAAATAGATTATAAAGTTGATTGACaagtataattttttattttaaatataaatccaaAATGGTAGCTCTCAGAAAGAAGGACATTTTGTCCTATAAAGAGTAATGCAGACAATTTGAACAGGAAATTTTCTATAATTGATCACTTCCTATAAATACTTCCAACTTTCAAAAGCACATGCAGTTTAGTAATCCTTGGATTAACTTTAtgataaaaaaaactataaagcattTTGCTTTAAATCTATGAGTTTAAGATACTTATTGGCTAAAATGTTGGTAGTTTTTTACTGATCATTTTCTGATTGATAAACTGAGTAGTCTATTTAAGAATTTACATTTTCTCCAGGAAGTAAGAGGACACCATTCCCACATTAAGTCTAaatatataaagatttttttttctagaattagTTCTCattaggaaaacaagaaaaggaaggaaggaaggaaagaaagaagaaaataagacgggaaggaagaaaggagaatgttTATTATCCATTGATTCAGTCTAATTACCTTCTTTTACAAAtcaaagaaagagcaaaaaacaGTGTCAGTGTCTTAGAAGGAAAATATCAGTGACTATTTGACAGAAAACTAGGAACTGATTCTACAACTTCTGATATTTACATTACAGAAGTCAAGGCCTTCCTCATCTCCAAAAGTTCCCCAAGGACTCAAATATACCACACTGTTCAAAACATTCTGAGAATGTCAGCAAGGTCATTTCTCAAACTCTCCCCTTGACTTAGTGATACTTTCTTTATATGTATAGGATGGAAAGATCACAAAGCTATAAATTTTGTAAGAAAAACATGTTAGTCTGCAGAGTTAGTTCAAGACATTCAAAGACCATTGTTTGCAGGCAAAATGaattccaaatttttaaaaattattttatgtttaccAAAAAAAGTAATTCTGTTATAAGCTATCCATATACATATGAGGTATACAGCTTATATATTGTACAAAGATTATATATTATTACAATGTGTATCTATAAATGAATTATTCATTAGAATTCAACTTGAAAGTTTGAGAAgtatagaaaaaatgaaaagggaaattaaTCAGAAATGAGGTAAAAAGTGGAATGGTTTCGAATATATTCATTGGTCAGatattgaaataagaaaaaaaaccaaattctttACTTCATCTTCTTTGAAATATATGGTACTAAGAGTATGATTTTAAATCTTTGGTGAAAACATATCATTCCCTCAGGCTATTACTTTAAAGGTTTAATTTATTAATAAGATGGAATTTAAGATTTCAGGACTTCATATAAACTATTTCCTACAATCCTAAAATAGTAACATAATGAGCAGGTCTTTGGGGAAGCAAGGATAAAAAATTGCCTTTAAATCACCCAAAGTACTTTTTCTTGCAAGTTGCCTTTTTTCTCTATGAAAAAGTGTATTGCTGAACATAGctccaattaaaatatttttaagcaacaaataggataattttatttctaaaagggtacagtgttaaaaataaaaataaaaataaccaaaccaaaaatgCAAACCctgaaagtaataaaaataaatataggtGATTATATAggacatttgcattttatttcttcatgtcaAAACTTGGTGAGTTGCCTTTTATAATATACAGGAGGAAACATAAATTTCCTATTTACATCACACAATGGTATATTAAGATTGCAAGGTCATTTTCTTTCTGGCAAATACTGTGACATTTAAAAGTGCCTATTCAGTTGTAATCAAAACAACATTACGTACATAAGTTAGGTATTGAAACAGTATACTAGTGTGGTGAAGCTGAGATAAATTATTTCATGTgattctgtcttttatttttatatgccaGTGTCTTTCTTAAGAAACTAATAGACATgcataaaattttcttatttttatcacttttatcattttgatttttaagctTGAAATTTAATGTAACAATAGCAAGGAAATTCAGGTAGGACTCAAACCCCAAAAGGCACCTTAAAAGTAAATTCTTTGAAGGGATCTATGGGATAATCATCTTTTTTAAGGCATTTGGAATTGGAAACTTCAGGTTCTTTTTAAGTTTTGAGAAGAAACTATCAATAGCTTCTCTTCTGCTTATAATGtgtattttcttacttatttttttaaatctagcttACTATCTTGGCACTGTAGTCATTCCTTTCTTTACGGTTTCAGACGTTCTTATGTGACAGGAGGATACTCACACTGCACTTGAAACCAAGTTTGGTACTTGACTCTGTGTGTAGTTTGCCAGTTTCCTTATTATTTTAGAGGTTGACACACCATTCCCATGTTCCTAAGTGTGAATACACTCGACCCCATGAGCCCTTCCCTTACATATTGTTATTCCTCCTGATGTGGCATTTCATATCACAAGGGATTTTGTGCCTTATGT from Castor canadensis chromosome 16, mCasCan1.hap1v2, whole genome shotgun sequence harbors:
- the Gabra6 gene encoding gamma-aminobutyric acid receptor subunit alpha-6 isoform X3, whose product is MVLLLPWLSIFIWLENSLAQVENEGHFYSENVSRILDSLLEGYDNRLRPGFGGAVTEVKTDIYVTSFGPVSDVEMEYTMDVFFRQTWTDERLKFVGPTEILSLNNLMVSKIWTPDTFFRNGKKSIAHNMTTPNKLFRIMQNGTILYTMRLTINADCPMRLVNFPMDGHACPLKFGSYAYPKSEIIYTWKKGPLYSVEVPEESSSLLQYDLVGQTVSSETIKSNTGEYVIMTVHFHLQRKMGYFMIQIYTPCIMTVILSQVSFWINKESVPARTVFGITTVLTMTTLSISARHSLPKVSYATAMDWFIAVCFAFVFSALIEFAAVNYFTNLQSQKAKRKAQAAALSPVTKSKATEPLEAEIVVHSDSKYHLKKRITSLTLPIVPSPETSKVLTRAPILQSTPTTPPPLSPAFGGPSKIDQYSRILFPVAFAGFNLVYWVVYLSKDTMEVSSSVQ
- the Gabra6 gene encoding gamma-aminobutyric acid receptor subunit alpha-6 isoform X2, whose protein sequence is MKPISLTLLLTYYRALNWNVKMWIQQMCYSSILWGCILQRLENSLAQVENEGHFYSENVSRILDSLLEGYDNRLRPGFGGAVTEVKTDIYVTSFGPVSDVEMEYTMDVFFRQTWTDERLKFVGPTEILSLNNLMVSKIWTPDTFFRNGKKSIAHNMTTPNKLFRIMQNGTILYTMRLTINADCPMRLVNFPMDGHACPLKFGSYAYPKSEIIYTWKKGPLYSVEVPEESSSLLQYDLVGQTVSSETIKSNTGEYVIMTVHFHLQRKMGYFMIQIYTPCIMTVILSQVSFWINKESVPARTVFGITTVLTMTTLSISARHSLPKVSYATAMDWFIAVCFAFVFSALIEFAAVNYFTNLQSQKAKRKAQAAALSPVTKSKATEPLEAEIVVHSDSKYHLKKRITSLTLPIVPSPETSKVLTRAPILQSTPTTPPPLSPAFGGPSKIDQYSRILFPVAFAGFNLVYWVVYLSKDTMEVSSSVQ
- the Gabra6 gene encoding gamma-aminobutyric acid receptor subunit alpha-6 isoform X1, whose product is MKCSFQCLGVASDRNQTQTTYKKGICGQVRVNRRLNCDLNLLPSNFRAQLFTMKPISLTLLLTYYRALNWNVKMWIQQMCYSSILWGCILQRLENSLAQVENEGHFYSENVSRILDSLLEGYDNRLRPGFGGAVTEVKTDIYVTSFGPVSDVEMEYTMDVFFRQTWTDERLKFVGPTEILSLNNLMVSKIWTPDTFFRNGKKSIAHNMTTPNKLFRIMQNGTILYTMRLTINADCPMRLVNFPMDGHACPLKFGSYAYPKSEIIYTWKKGPLYSVEVPEESSSLLQYDLVGQTVSSETIKSNTGEYVIMTVHFHLQRKMGYFMIQIYTPCIMTVILSQVSFWINKESVPARTVFGITTVLTMTTLSISARHSLPKVSYATAMDWFIAVCFAFVFSALIEFAAVNYFTNLQSQKAKRKAQAAALSPVTKSKATEPLEAEIVVHSDSKYHLKKRITSLTLPIVPSPETSKVLTRAPILQSTPTTPPPLSPAFGGPSKIDQYSRILFPVAFAGFNLVYWVVYLSKDTMEVSSSVQ
- the Gabra6 gene encoding gamma-aminobutyric acid receptor subunit alpha-6 isoform X4 translates to MEYTMDVFFRQTWTDERLKFVGPTEILSLNNLMVSKIWTPDTFFRNGKKSIAHNMTTPNKLFRIMQNGTILYTMRLTINADCPMRLVNFPMDGHACPLKFGSYAYPKSEIIYTWKKGPLYSVEVPEESSSLLQYDLVGQTVSSETIKSNTGEYVIMTVHFHLQRKMGYFMIQIYTPCIMTVILSQVSFWINKESVPARTVFGITTVLTMTTLSISARHSLPKVSYATAMDWFIAVCFAFVFSALIEFAAVNYFTNLQSQKAKRKAQAAALSPVTKSKATEPLEAEIVVHSDSKYHLKKRITSLTLPIVPSPETSKVLTRAPILQSTPTTPPPLSPAFGGPSKIDQYSRILFPVAFAGFNLVYWVVYLSKDTMEVSSSVQ